One genomic window of Anaerofustis stercorihominis DSM 17244 includes the following:
- the nth gene encoding endonuclease III, producing MKTKKETLEIIDILSKYYGEYKCGLHFKSPFELLIATILSAQCTDERVNIVTEKLFKEANTPSEILEMGEKELLKYIKSCGLSNTKSKNIIKTCFTLCNEYNEEVPKTMEELIKLNGVGRKTANVVLSNAFGVPAIAVDTHVQRVSNRIGLANSDDVLKTEQSLMKKIPKEYWSNAHHWIIWHGRKICTARNPKCEECPLNSLCNFYKKNSKKNKKKEAVI from the coding sequence ATGAAAACAAAAAAAGAAACATTGGAAATAATAGATATTTTAAGTAAATATTACGGGGAATATAAATGCGGTCTTCATTTTAAAAGTCCGTTTGAGTTACTGATTGCAACTATCCTTTCTGCACAATGTACCGATGAAAGAGTTAATATTGTTACCGAAAAATTATTTAAAGAAGCAAATACTCCTTCGGAAATATTGGAAATGGGTGAAAAAGAACTTTTAAAATACATAAAAAGCTGCGGACTTTCCAATACTAAATCAAAGAATATCATAAAAACTTGTTTTACACTATGTAATGAATATAATGAGGAAGTTCCCAAAACTATGGAAGAGCTTATTAAATTAAACGGAGTGGGAAGGAAAACAGCAAACGTTGTATTATCAAATGCTTTCGGAGTTCCCGCTATAGCAGTTGATACACATGTCCAAAGAGTATCAAACAGGATAGGACTTGCAAACAGTGATGATGTTTTAAAAACCGAACAATCTTTAATGAAAAAAATCCCTAAAGAATATTGGTCCAATGCACATCACTGGATTATATGGCATGGAAGAAAAATCTGTACGGCAAGAAACCCTAAATGCGAAGAATGTCCTCTTAATAGTCTTTGTAATTTTTATAAAAAAAATTCAAAAAAGAATAAAAAGAAAGAAGCTGTTATTTAA
- the phoU gene encoding phosphate signaling complex protein PhoU produces the protein MSARRRFDEELGLLHHELVEMGSMIEKAIKTSFKAIESDDEEAAKDIIESDKAINEMERKIEARCLKLILRQQPVATDLRLISTAMKMITDMERIGDHAADIASICLDDEKEKNPEPFRIVDDKILKMADIDLEMVASSISAFINDNLELAKTTIKTDSEVDELFYEVRDDIIKGLKSDKISPSLAMDTLMLIKYLERIGDHATNICEWVIFYLTGEHKNKKLL, from the coding sequence ATGAGTGCAAGAAGAAGATTTGATGAAGAATTGGGTTTATTACATCATGAACTTGTAGAAATGGGTTCAATGATCGAAAAAGCAATAAAGACTTCATTTAAGGCAATAGAAAGCGATGATGAGGAAGCCGCTAAAGATATAATAGAATCGGATAAAGCCATAAATGAAATGGAAAGAAAGATTGAAGCAAGATGTTTAAAACTTATTTTAAGACAGCAGCCTGTAGCTACCGATTTAAGACTTATATCTACGGCAATGAAGATGATTACCGATATGGAGCGTATCGGAGACCATGCCGCAGACATTGCTTCTATATGTTTGGATGATGAAAAAGAAAAAAATCCGGAACCGTTCAGAATAGTAGACGATAAAATACTGAAAATGGCGGATATAGATTTGGAAATGGTTGCATCCAGTATTTCTGCTTTTATAAATGATAATTTAGAACTTGCAAAGACGACCATAAAGACTGATAGTGAGGTTGATGAGTTGTTTTATGAAGTTAGAGATGATATAATAAAAGGACTTAAATCGGATAAAATTTCTCCGAGTCTTGCGATGGATACGCTTATGCTTATTAAGTATTTGGAACGTATCGGAGACCATGCAACAAATATATGTGAATGGGTTATATTCTATTTGACCGGAGAACATAAGAATAAGAAATTATTATAA
- a CDS encoding ubiquitin-like domain-containing protein, whose amino-acid sequence MGKKIKILINCLFIIFICLFLTSCTKINIKLKDNGKITDYTTNKMTVRDFFEDNDIEIGKDDEVSLSLDSPISDGDKIVITRIKTRNIKRTKKIKIQKRKLNIHQNFMKEKVKQSKKVQNGKYVITYYYKYINGIFKRKKSYR is encoded by the coding sequence ATGGGAAAAAAAATTAAAATATTAATCAATTGTTTATTTATTATATTTATTTGTTTATTTTTAACTTCATGTACAAAAATAAATATAAAATTAAAGGATAATGGTAAGATAACGGATTATACTACAAATAAAATGACAGTAAGAGATTTCTTTGAAGATAATGATATAGAAATAGGTAAAGATGATGAAGTATCCTTATCTCTTGATAGTCCTATAAGTGACGGAGATAAGATTGTTATAACCAGAATAAAGACAAGAAACATCAAAAGAACGAAAAAAATAAAAATTCAAAAAAGAAAACTAAATATTCATCAGAACTTTATGAAGGAGAAAGTAAAACAGAGCAAAAAGGTACAAAACGGTAAATATGTAATAACATATTATTATAAGTACATAAACGGAATATTTAAAAGAAAAAAAAGTTATAGGTAA
- a CDS encoding sensor histidine kinase, translated as MRRFVFIRSFIVGLVCTLILSFSFFIVLSKTQDNGYHTTIEGFLHTVNETYAFSDNYQKDVDYLQDISTDKYRVTLISPKGVVLADSAHEGITENHSDREEIKDAKKKGEGYIIRNSSTLKEKVMYGAMVLKNKNILRVMVPMGTIYENLLTKISIFLLAIVISFLISWLFARKFAKDSVIPFGSAVDVYKREFFANASHELKTPITSIRGFAELISSGLIDDKDKIIEYSTTIKREAIRMDTLVEGILKLSSLEDVDEEDMPLEEVNVSDVVKEAVEVLDYKIYERNITVDLDLKDGYIMARHEDILRVFINLIENGIKYNKDNGKIYIDIKQIKRKVHITIKDTGIGIKEENLPHIFERFYRVDKSRNRKVEGSGLGLSIVKRIIYKYKGTIDVKSVYNAGTTFMITFDVIQK; from the coding sequence ATGAGAAGATTTGTCTTTATTCGTAGTTTTATTGTAGGACTTGTATGTACTTTAATATTAAGCTTTTCCTTTTTTATAGTTTTATCGAAAACTCAGGATAATGGTTATCATACTACTATTGAAGGATTCCTTCATACCGTAAACGAAACATATGCGTTTAGTGATAATTATCAAAAGGATGTAGACTATCTTCAGGACATTTCTACCGACAAATACAGAGTGACATTGATTTCTCCGAAGGGTGTGGTTTTAGCGGATTCCGCTCACGAAGGGATAACCGAAAATCATTCCGACAGAGAAGAAATAAAAGATGCCAAGAAAAAAGGCGAAGGATATATAATAAGGAATTCTTCCACTTTAAAAGAAAAAGTAATGTATGGTGCTATGGTTCTTAAAAATAAAAATATTTTAAGGGTAATGGTACCTATGGGAACTATATATGAAAATCTGCTTACAAAGATAAGTATATTCCTGCTTGCCATAGTAATTTCATTTTTGATATCATGGCTATTTGCAAGAAAGTTTGCAAAAGATTCTGTCATACCTTTCGGCAGTGCCGTTGATGTATACAAAAGAGAATTTTTTGCCAATGCTTCTCATGAATTAAAAACACCTATTACGTCCATAAGAGGTTTTGCGGAACTTATTTCTTCGGGACTTATAGATGATAAAGATAAAATAATAGAGTATAGTACCACTATTAAAAGGGAAGCAATCAGGATGGATACTTTGGTTGAAGGTATACTTAAATTATCAAGTTTGGAAGATGTGGATGAAGAAGATATGCCATTGGAAGAAGTTAATGTAAGTGACGTTGTAAAAGAGGCAGTAGAAGTACTTGACTATAAGATATATGAACGAAACATAACCGTAGATTTAGATTTAAAAGACGGATATATAATGGCGAGGCATGAAGATATTTTAAGGGTATTTATAAATCTGATAGAAAATGGAATAAAATATAATAAAGATAACGGTAAGATTTATATCGATATAAAACAAATAAAAAGAAAAGTCCATATAACGATAAAAGATACCGGTATAGGTATAAAGGAAGAAAATCTTCCACATATCTTTGAAAGATTTTATAGAGTTGATAAGAGCAGGAACAGAAAAGTAGAGGGTTCCGGACTTGGACTTTCGATAGTTAAAAGAATAATATACAAGTATAAAGGAACCATAGACGTCAAATCGGTTTATAATGCCGGAACGACTTTTATGATAACTTTCGATGTTATACAAAAATAA
- a CDS encoding transglutaminase-like domain-containing protein, with protein MQTGFIKIDGKMYYFDPNLKDENDIEGLKFIPSKSGIYLKAGKFYYFSADGIVKEVSKSGIYKIDNKYYYIYSNNSIYKSSTSGKKKIGNKYYYIYSNGTVFVGGWKKINNKNHYFTTSGAKIGWAKIGKYYYYFSSTGILNVNTIVGKYYVNKSGKRITTKTSMEAVKLVNKISKNKKNNTKAKKLKACYNYIYKTYKYKRSYAKPTSKGKNWTSYYAYQMYKKKKGNCYNYASSFAYCAKVLGYDARVVTGKIVALGGGMTPHGWVEIKHSNGKLYLYDPNMQKNYKNINSYQRTYKKPPFGIKKQKVYPINL; from the coding sequence TTGCAGACCGGATTTATAAAAATTGATGGAAAGATGTATTATTTTGATCCTAATTTAAAAGATGAAAATGATATTGAAGGATTAAAATTTATTCCTTCAAAAAGCGGGATATATTTAAAAGCTGGTAAGTTTTATTATTTTTCGGCTGATGGTATAGTTAAAGAAGTATCAAAAAGCGGAATATATAAAATTGATAATAAATATTATTATATTTATAGTAATAATTCTATCTATAAGAGCAGTACTTCCGGTAAGAAAAAAATTGGGAATAAATATTATTATATTTATTCCAATGGTACGGTTTTTGTCGGTGGATGGAAAAAAATAAATAACAAAAATCACTATTTTACTACCAGCGGTGCAAAAATAGGTTGGGCAAAAATAGGTAAATATTATTATTATTTTTCATCAACAGGCATATTAAACGTTAATACGATTGTTGGTAAATATTATGTAAATAAAAGCGGTAAGAGAATTACAACAAAAACATCTATGGAAGCCGTTAAGTTAGTAAATAAAATATCAAAAAATAAAAAGAATAATACAAAAGCAAAAAAATTAAAAGCTTGCTATAATTATATTTATAAAACTTATAAATATAAAAGAAGTTACGCAAAACCTACTTCAAAAGGGAAAAACTGGACAAGTTATTATGCTTACCAAATGTATAAAAAGAAAAAAGGGAATTGTTATAATTATGCAAGTTCATTCGCATATTGTGCAAAAGTATTAGGATATGATGCAAGAGTTGTAACCGGTAAAATAGTAGCATTGGGCGGCGGAATGACTCCTCATGGATGGGTTGAAATAAAACATTCCAATGGTAAATTATATTTGTACGATCCAAATATGCAAAAAAATTATAAAAACATAAATTCTTATCAGAGAACATATAAAAAGCCTCCTTTTGGCATAAAAAAACAAAAAGTATATCCTATAAATTTATAG
- a CDS encoding alginate O-acetyltransferase AlgX-related protein, whose protein sequence is MINNKTDVTTEKKELSKFPSIKKEESINIRYLPELGDYFTEHFAYRQELVSLNSSLYTNLFNVSNTDNVIAGRNNWLYYKDSLNDYIGKDIMSDRAIFNVINNIAIMQQYVQNKNKEFIFTIVPNKNSLYYENMPYYYKKVSNDNNLSNLNKEIKRQNINYVDLKSIFEKNKNILYLKRDSHWNNKGALLAYNSILNKKNIKHYYYDGNEPNKQNDYIGDLNLMVYPKFSVPEENYYYDYKQYKYVTDTKSVEEPIIKTKSSYGKNNLLMYRDSFGNTLIPFMSGAFKNATYSKLVPYNITEDLKSSKADVVIIEKVERNIDEFSNMPPIIEGLKFNIRGKEREVYTNTTLECSLSEENRNYIKISGIIDKDWIDSNSEIYIRITNEDNQKLNVYKTFLSTVNNNDYGFTLYLDKSKVNYENAFIEVMGKQKKYLNILYEDAIGFDKF, encoded by the coding sequence ATGATAAATAATAAGACGGATGTTACGACTGAAAAGAAAGAACTATCTAAATTCCCTTCAATTAAAAAAGAAGAAAGTATTAACATACGATATTTGCCTGAACTGGGAGATTATTTTACTGAGCATTTTGCATACAGACAGGAATTGGTATCTTTAAATTCCAGTTTATATACAAATCTGTTCAACGTTTCAAATACAGACAATGTTATTGCAGGCAGGAATAATTGGCTTTATTATAAAGATTCATTAAATGATTATATTGGTAAAGACATAATGTCAGACCGAGCTATATTCAATGTTATTAATAATATAGCCATTATGCAGCAATATGTTCAGAATAAAAATAAAGAATTTATATTTACTATTGTGCCAAATAAAAATTCTTTATATTATGAAAATATGCCATACTATTATAAAAAAGTAAGTAATGATAATAACTTATCAAACTTAAATAAAGAAATAAAACGTCAAAATATAAATTATGTTGATTTAAAATCGATATTTGAAAAAAATAAAAATATTTTATATTTAAAACGGGATTCACATTGGAATAACAAGGGTGCATTATTGGCATACAATAGCATTTTAAATAAAAAAAATATAAAGCATTATTATTATGACGGAAACGAACCTAATAAACAAAATGATTACATCGGGGATTTAAATTTAATGGTATATCCTAAATTTAGTGTTCCGGAAGAAAATTATTATTATGATTATAAGCAATATAAATATGTGACCGATACAAAAAGTGTTGAGGAACCAATTATTAAAACAAAGTCATCTTATGGAAAAAATAATTTGCTTATGTACAGGGATTCTTTTGGGAATACTTTAATTCCTTTTATGTCAGGTGCTTTTAAAAATGCTACTTACTCAAAGCTGGTTCCTTATAATATAACGGAAGATTTAAAATCGAGTAAAGCGGATGTTGTTATTATCGAAAAAGTAGAAAGAAATATTGATGAATTTAGCAATATGCCTCCGATTATAGAGGGTCTAAAGTTTAATATAAGAGGAAAAGAAAGAGAAGTCTATACCAATACAACTTTAGAATGTTCATTATCCGAAGAAAACAGAAATTATATTAAAATTAGCGGAATTATCGATAAAGACTGGATAGACAGTAATTCCGAAATATATATCAGAATAACCAATGAAGATAATCAAAAATTAAATGTATATAAAACTTTTCTGTCTACTGTAAATAATAATGATTACGGTTTTACACTTTATTTAGATAAATCAAAGGTAAATTATGAAAATGCTTTTATAGAAGTAATGGGTAAACAAAAAAAATATTTAAACATTTTATATGAAGATGCTATAGGATTTGATAAATTTTAG
- a CDS encoding MBOAT family O-acyltransferase, with protein MLFSSLVNFIFAKIIGCNKVRIKKVFLILDVIINLGMLGIFKYSSMVVISLNNILNLNFTVPNILLPIGISFYTFQILSYVIDVYYNRVKVQNNYFKLLLYISFFPQLIAGPIVKYHDINEQIDNRKQIPEEVAKGIRRFIVGLSKKVLISNVMALAADNIYSYNLTDINIVLSWIGAISYMLQIYFDFSGYSDMAIGLGKMFGFNIKENFNYPYYADSIKDFWRRWHISLSSWFRDYLYIPLGGNRKGKVRTCINKIIVFFFTGLWHGANWTFVVWGLYHGLFLLLEEYLNFIKKMPKVIRHIYVIIVVAVGFVMFRANTLYQGIYFIKQMFTGYSFSPLSISLAYEQLNPLFIIVLIIAIIGSLPVKKYIKNKVDLNKYKQIETVYYILSIVLLLICIINLSGSTYNPFIYFRF; from the coding sequence ATGCTGTTTAGTTCACTGGTTAATTTTATTTTTGCTAAAATAATCGGCTGCAATAAAGTTCGTATAAAAAAAGTGTTTTTAATTTTAGATGTTATTATTAACTTAGGAATGCTAGGGATATTTAAATATTCTTCAATGGTCGTTATCAGCTTAAATAATATTCTAAATTTAAACTTTACTGTACCTAATATACTTCTTCCGATAGGTATATCATTTTATACTTTTCAAATTTTATCATATGTAATAGACGTATATTATAATAGGGTAAAAGTTCAAAATAATTATTTTAAGTTACTTTTATATATATCTTTTTTCCCTCAGTTAATAGCGGGACCTATTGTTAAATATCATGATATCAATGAACAAATAGATAATAGAAAACAAATCCCGGAAGAAGTGGCAAAAGGGATAAGACGATTTATAGTTGGACTGTCCAAAAAAGTACTTATTTCAAATGTTATGGCTTTAGCTGCGGATAATATTTATTCATATAACCTAACTGATATCAATATAGTTCTTTCTTGGATCGGTGCCATTTCTTATATGCTTCAAATATATTTTGATTTCAGCGGATACAGCGATATGGCTATAGGGCTAGGTAAAATGTTTGGATTTAATATAAAAGAGAACTTTAATTATCCTTATTATGCTGATAGCATAAAAGATTTTTGGAGAAGATGGCATATTTCTTTATCTTCATGGTTTAGAGACTATTTATATATTCCACTAGGTGGAAATCGAAAAGGAAAGGTGCGTACTTGTATAAATAAAATAATAGTATTTTTCTTTACCGGATTGTGGCATGGCGCCAATTGGACGTTTGTTGTTTGGGGACTATATCATGGTTTGTTTTTACTGTTGGAAGAATATTTGAATTTTATAAAAAAGATGCCAAAAGTAATAAGACATATATATGTGATAATTGTTGTAGCAGTCGGTTTTGTAATGTTTAGAGCGAATACGCTTTATCAAGGTATATATTTTATAAAGCAAATGTTTACCGGATATTCTTTTTCTCCACTATCAATTAGTCTAGCTTATGAACAGTTGAATCCATTGTTTATAATAGTACTTATTATTGCAATTATAGGTTCTTTGCCTGTTAAGAAGTATATTAAAAATAAAGTTGACTTAAATAAATATAAACAAATCGAGACGGTTTATTATATTTTAAGTATTGTTTTATTATTAATTTGTATTATTAATCTATCAGGAAGTACATATAATCCTTTTATTTATTTTAGATTTTAG
- the pstB gene encoding phosphate ABC transporter ATP-binding protein PstB: MEKRKKIITKNMDLYYSKNHALKNINMDILENEVVSLIGPSGCGKSTYLKSINRMNDLVEGVKITGEILIDNENIYDEDIDVTLLRKKVGMVFQKPNPFPMSIYDNIAYGPRVHGIKNKSELDEIVERSLKGAALFEEVKDRLKKSAFGLSGGQQQRLCIARALAVEPEILLMDEPTSALDPISTMKIEELVFDLKKKYTVVIVTHNMQQAARISDKTAFFLLGELIEFNKTSALFANPEHPKTEEYITGRFG; the protein is encoded by the coding sequence ATGGAAAAAAGAAAAAAGATTATAACCAAAAATATGGACCTTTATTATTCCAAAAACCATGCTTTAAAAAATATAAATATGGATATTTTAGAAAATGAAGTGGTTTCATTGATAGGTCCGAGCGGATGCGGAAAATCCACATATTTAAAGAGCATAAACAGAATGAATGATCTCGTTGAAGGTGTTAAAATCACAGGAGAGATTTTAATAGATAATGAAAATATTTATGATGAAGATATAGATGTAACACTTCTTAGAAAAAAAGTAGGAATGGTATTCCAAAAACCCAATCCGTTTCCAATGAGTATTTATGATAATATTGCTTACGGTCCAAGGGTTCATGGAATAAAAAATAAGAGTGAACTCGATGAAATCGTAGAGAGAAGTCTGAAGGGAGCCGCTTTATTTGAGGAAGTAAAAGACAGACTTAAAAAGTCGGCTTTTGGATTATCCGGAGGACAACAACAGAGGCTTTGTATAGCAAGAGCATTAGCGGTCGAACCTGAAATCCTTTTAATGGATGAACCTACAAGTGCGCTTGATCCTATTTCTACCATGAAGATAGAAGAATTGGTGTTTGATTTAAAGAAAAAGTACACCGTTGTTATTGTTACTCACAATATGCAGCAAGCGGCAAGGATTTCCGATAAGACTGCATTTTTCCTTCTCGGAGAGCTTATCGAATTCAATAAAACATCGGCGCTGTTTGCAAATCCAGAGCATCCTAAAACTGAAGAATATATAACCGGAAGATTTGGTTGA
- a CDS encoding peptidoglycan DD-metalloendopeptidase family protein, with the protein MKKRNLSLNIIFILTFIFTCSFSLKTINAQSYRYPLEDTKAHVTSPYGWRIHPIYGTKKFHAGVDLVCDSKYILAAKTGTVIETGYDSGRGNYVILQHSDNKDRSTYMHMSSIYVKKNQSIKQGQIIGYMGATGAATGVHLHFQVNKAPNYSSTAEVNPNKLKYTYNKNHTHVYNKYGVQDTKKHPHVLIGKCICGKLAKTTASTEKKYGLAKGCKKCLPVITSKYKAKTTSKSMKVKWSKVKNANSYKYYLYSVPKEYATFFPTLSGSTTKNEVTFTNLLPGEYKVFIQAIDSKYGTKSSASAQTVFYVDLPKYTPKKSIIADNKIYSLFEVSSSWKYSENICKRLGGHLAILSNSTRNKSVINMIKKYGKKDYYFIGATDEKKQGTFKWVDGTKFSYKAFAKGQPSDEYKDRPYIREDYLAIDTNKNYGWNDLSNFSTAEKKASTANKGFILQTDIPKAPAAPNIRLEQQGADNIIISWNKVNANKYLVYYSASENGKYTKLGETTSTNMTAKKLKFGQTYYFKVIGYATKFEFSAKGKYSGVKNIQIKPSNITALSIKDSPGSNVNIKYNKSYNATAYEVYRSTVKDRNYKKIGVTNKDNFTDKVKKDKFYYYKIRPYYKNQNTIIYGNYSYAVCIKYIKKPSTVKGIKITKGKNYAVKIKYSKSSYAKGYQIYRSNYKDKKFKRIATTSKLSYIDKSKKKKNKPYYYKVRAYNKIENVTSYGNYSKVKGAKFK; encoded by the coding sequence ATGAAAAAAAGAAATTTGTCACTAAATATAATATTTATATTAACTTTTATTTTTACATGCAGCTTTAGCTTGAAAACCATAAATGCACAAAGCTACAGATATCCGCTGGAGGATACGAAAGCCCATGTAACAAGTCCTTACGGCTGGAGGATACATCCCATATACGGAACTAAAAAATTTCATGCAGGAGTTGACCTGGTATGTGACAGCAAATATATACTCGCTGCAAAAACAGGAACTGTCATAGAAACAGGATATGACAGCGGAAGAGGAAATTATGTTATTTTGCAGCACAGTGACAATAAAGACAGGTCGACATATATGCACATGAGTTCTATATATGTAAAAAAGAATCAAAGCATTAAACAAGGACAAATAATAGGATATATGGGTGCGACTGGTGCGGCTACAGGAGTTCACCTTCATTTCCAAGTAAATAAAGCACCGAACTACTCTTCAACTGCAGAAGTAAATCCGAATAAGTTAAAATATACTTATAACAAAAATCATACTCATGTTTATAATAAATACGGAGTACAAGACACTAAAAAACATCCCCATGTTTTGATAGGAAAATGTATCTGCGGAAAACTAGCAAAAACTACTGCAAGCACAGAAAAAAAATACGGACTTGCAAAAGGATGTAAAAAATGCCTTCCTGTAATAACAAGCAAATACAAAGCCAAAACAACATCAAAATCAATGAAAGTAAAATGGAGCAAAGTAAAAAATGCAAACAGCTATAAATATTATTTATACTCTGTACCAAAAGAATATGCAACTTTTTTCCCAACATTAAGCGGAAGCACAACAAAAAATGAAGTTACGTTTACCAATTTATTACCCGGGGAATATAAAGTATTTATACAAGCGATAGACAGCAAATACGGGACAAAGAGCAGTGCAAGTGCACAAACAGTATTTTATGTAGATTTACCTAAATATACACCAAAGAAATCAATCATTGCAGATAATAAAATTTATTCTTTATTTGAGGTATCTTCATCTTGGAAATATTCAGAAAACATATGTAAGAGGCTTGGAGGTCATCTGGCAATATTGAGTAACAGCACCAGAAACAAATCAGTAATAAACATGATAAAAAAATACGGCAAAAAGGATTATTATTTCATAGGTGCAACCGATGAAAAGAAACAAGGGACATTTAAATGGGTAGACGGAACTAAATTCTCTTACAAGGCATTTGCAAAGGGACAGCCTTCAGATGAATATAAAGACAGACCATATATAAGAGAAGATTATTTAGCGATAGATACCAATAAAAATTACGGTTGGAACGACTTATCAAATTTCAGCACAGCAGAAAAAAAAGCCTCGACGGCAAATAAAGGGTTTATATTACAAACAGATATACCCAAAGCTCCGGCTGCACCTAATATACGATTAGAGCAGCAAGGTGCCGATAATATAATAATCAGCTGGAATAAAGTAAATGCTAATAAATATCTGGTTTATTATTCAGCTTCTGAAAATGGGAAATATACTAAACTCGGAGAAACGACTTCAACAAATATGACTGCAAAAAAATTAAAATTTGGTCAAACGTACTACTTTAAAGTTATCGGATATGCGACCAAGTTTGAATTCTCTGCAAAGGGCAAATACTCTGGGGTAAAAAACATACAAATAAAACCAAGTAATATTACAGCTCTAAGCATAAAAGATTCACCCGGAAGCAACGTTAATATTAAATACAATAAATCATACAATGCTACGGCATACGAAGTATACAGATCTACGGTTAAAGATAGAAATTATAAGAAAATAGGAGTAACGAACAAAGACAATTTTACGGATAAAGTAAAAAAGGATAAATTTTATTATTATAAAATAAGACCTTATTATAAGAACCAAAATACTATTATATATGGTAACTACAGCTATGCAGTATGTATTAAATACATAAAAAAACCTTCTACCGTAAAAGGTATAAAAATCACTAAGGGTAAAAATTATGCTGTGAAAATAAAATACTCAAAATCATCTTATGCTAAAGGATACCAAATTTATCGTTCCAATTATAAAGATAAAAAATTTAAAAGAATTGCAACCACAAGCAAATTGTCCTACATAGATAAATCGAAAAAGAAGAAAAATAAACCTTATTATTATAAAGTAAGAGCCTATAATAAAATAGAAAATGTAACTTCATATGGTAATTACAGTAAAGTTAAAGGAGCTAAATTTAAATAA
- a CDS encoding winged helix-turn-helix domain-containing protein: MGNYIYVVEDDNNISELLKCSLEAFNYYVKVFENCEDMMIALKEEKPKLMLLDIMLPGMSGIDALKLLKNSNKYKSIPIIILSAKSSEIDKVNALELGADDYVTKPFSVLELSSRIKSVLRRSYKVEDNILNYKDITIDKENYLVSHDGEEVILTKKEYKILLYMLENKGRVVTREELLNEVWGYDFEGESRTLDMHMKTLRNKIGSEDDKYKYIKTIRGIGYKLG; this comes from the coding sequence ATGGGTAATTATATTTATGTAGTTGAAGATGACAATAATATAAGTGAACTGTTAAAATGTTCACTGGAAGCATTTAATTATTACGTCAAAGTATTCGAAAACTGTGAAGATATGATGATTGCATTAAAAGAAGAAAAGCCTAAACTGATGTTACTTGATATAATGCTTCCGGGAATGAGCGGTATCGATGCTCTTAAGCTACTAAAAAACAGTAATAAATATAAAAGTATTCCTATAATTATTTTAAGTGCTAAAAGCAGTGAGATAGATAAAGTAAATGCTCTTGAACTCGGAGCAGATGATTATGTTACAAAGCCGTTTTCGGTCCTTGAACTTTCTTCGAGAATAAAGAGTGTTCTTAGGAGAAGTTATAAGGTAGAGGATAATATCTTAAATTATAAAGATATTACCATAGATAAGGAAAATTATCTTGTTTCACATGACGGTGAAGAAGTTATCCTTACGAAGAAAGAATATAAAATTCTGTTATATATGCTTGAAAATAAAGGAAGAGTCGTAACCAGAGAAGAACTTTTAAACGAAGTTTGGGGTTATGATTTTGAAGGAGAAAGCAGAACTCTTGATATGCATATGAAGACACTTAGAAATAAAATAGGAAGTGAAGACGATAAATATAAGTATATAAAGACTATCAGAGGAATAGGATACAAATTAGGTTAA